CCTGCCCGGATTGGGGACTTGGTGCTCTTCTCCTTCGTCAGCACCCAAGGGAAATCCATGCTTCAAATGAAACTCTTTCCTGGCCTCAACTTTGCTTCCTCCTCCTTCAGTTTCTTCTGCTGTTGCCTCAACTTCCTTTGCGCTCCTCTGTCAACTGCATGAGACAGAGGTTCCTTTGCTCCTTCAACAACTGAATGAGATGGGCTCCATtctctcctttctccttcaGCTTTGTTTCCTGCCCCCTCAAGCTTTGCGAGCACCTCTCTCAACCTGACCAGCTCAACCAACATGAAGATTATGATTGCACACAGAGAGTTTAAGCAAATTagcaaaaaaaatcacacacaCCAGAATTACATACGAGATATGTAGATGACAACTTTAAAAGCAAAGACATCATATATAGCGAAGAACTCAGAAAATAACAGCTAAAAAATTCAACTCAACTAACTTCAACTCCAAAccacaacccccccccccccccccccccaaaaaaaaaccgCGTCAAACTTTAAAAGCAAAGGACAACATACACAGAGACACACAGACAAATAGCAGCTACATATACACTCAGCTCAACTAAAATAGACaaatcaaaattctaaaaaaataaaaataaaaaatacagcTACAAAAAACTAAATAGACAATCACAACTAAGAAAAATAAAGCCAAtggcaaaagaaaaggagaaaaaataaaatacacTCACATATACCACAAAAAATATAACtgaacaagagagagagagagagaacccaCATACACAGACACAAAGGCATCAGCGGTTTGACATACCTGGACAAACCCAAACGCATTAAGAAAATTATGTTAGAGACCAAGAAGGAGCATGATTCTTTAAAGCATTTGAAAGTAAGTATTAGTTTTGGAGATAGAATAACTTAAATGAAATATCTGAAGGGCTGTCCCATGCACAACTCTTTTTAGTAGCAGCAAATTCAGGTTCATTCCTGTATGTATTAAACTAGTTGGCAAAAAGACCGAATTTAGACATGACACTGTACTACCAGAATTGTAggattttttttagtttcaatAGCAAACCGTACTCTAATAGAAGTTCAGTACCatacaaaaagaaaaattaaaactCACCAATTTATCGGATAACTCCCTGTAAATCAGAAGTAGCATCTGATATCTAAAATGAACAAAAAGGAATGGATGGCAACCCATACATGAACTTGTAATTGCAAACTACTTCTAGTTGGCGACCCATAGGCAGTGCTACGCTAACAAATACAATATTACTGCAGGCCTAAGTAATGGGCACCAAATAAGAACATGTTGTGTATACCGGGAAAGAAAGCACAACAATCTGACAGTCCAGTGTTTTAGACACCGGGCAACAAGGAAATAACAGGAATATCCATTTGTTCATCATCTGAATGTTGTATATCCTAGATAGAATACACCACAACTTATATCATGTGGTCTCCGGTATGAGCACAAACAGAGCACACACTCAAACATATGCACAGACCAAGCAGCACGAGTAATCAGTGCATACTGCTGAATTTTTCTACTGGTGCTCCCCTCTCACTGACAGGATTTTTAGGACCCTAAGGTCTAAACTAACTTCATTCTTTTAGCTTGATCAAAATAAAATGCAATGCTACCATAATCACAGTGGTACCAGTATTCCAATGTCTGGACCTGTAGATGTTAAGACCAACCAAGCATACTAGCAGACAGCAGATAACAAGCTACAACTGATGGCATACAAACATTGACAAACCTGTGCCTCCtccacacacaaacacacaagcAAATAATTGTGCTTTGCGCTCGCTGCATCATCCGCGCTCTCAGACAACTACAACAGCTAGCACATCTGCAGAGCCATATCTACAGAACAACAAAAAACTGAAGCAGCAAACGACCTCAATCCTAACATCACCTGACTACCTGAGCAAGCACCATTAGTCAGCTTAGCTACGAATCAAGTTCTTATAGCATCCCAATCTGAAAACCCCCAAAACAAAATCAAATAGCACCCAATGATCTAGCTATGAATCAACTTAACTGTGGTTGGAGAGTCCTCTGCGGCCGTCGGCACGGGGGAAGCGACCCCGAAAATCCTGCTTCCGCTCCAACCACCGTGGCCACGGCACAGCTCGATAGGAGGCTCCAACAATAGATCACTCACTGCGGCAGAGCCCACCCATAGCCTGGCGCCGAAGGCTCCGCCCGTGCTTAGAcgaaggggcggcggcagcagcgacaTGGGCACCGCGAGGGGCCTTGCCGCACCCACCGCCAGCGCCACCGCGTGTCGAGCTGAAGACGGAAGAAGATTGGGGAAAGTGTACGGTCCATGGTTAGCTGTTTTATACGCCCAATAGTTCGCACAAATCTCAAAGCAAAATCAAAGGTCCAAAAATCGACAGATAAATGGCAAAGAAATCTGTTGACAGATAAATAGCAAAACTCTTATTTCATATCATTTGCTATGTTTGTCATGAACTGTTTTTGTGACCTGCTCCAAATTGCCTTTTGCTCTTCAAAGCTCCCAACAACGGCAGATTGCTTAtcgtttgccaatgaatttgccAGATGGTTGTAATATACTCCATTGTTTAAATTATAAAGTATTTTCAGTTGGTTTGCACTCTTTATCCTGGACAAAATTTGCCCATCTGTACTTTCGGTTGTGTTGGCAACAATGCTTACTGGCTTTACTTTCACAGAGGGTTCCAAGTTAGATCCTTGGACCATGTAAACTGCACCAAGAACTTCTCCCAGAAATATGTCCTGGAAACGAGAGAATTTACACATAAAATGTGTAAAGAAAAGATTAGAGACTAATCAGACATCAACAATTGAGCATAGGCCAAAATAAAGAAATATTGGGCTAGCCGAACGAATTACAGCAAGTTACTAAAGCAGTCCTAAGGGGTCATTTACCATGTGATCATACAATTTCTGTTTCCTCTGAAGTTTCTGTAGCAGCGAGATCAAACCATGGACAAACCTTGATTCGGGAGTATGCTGCGTGTGTTGCTCAAAAGCTGCAAGGATACCCTCAAATGAAGCAACCTTTCGTTGCACGGTAAGAGGGATGA
The nucleotide sequence above comes from Panicum virgatum strain AP13 chromosome 3K, P.virgatum_v5, whole genome shotgun sequence. Encoded proteins:
- the LOC120698739 gene encoding uncharacterized protein LOC120698739, which translates into the protein MSLLPPPLRLSTGGAFGARLWVGSAAVSDLLLEPPIELCRGHGGWSGSRIFGVASPVPTAAEDSPTTVCQTADAFVSVLREVLAKLEGAGNKAEGERREWSPSHSVVEGAKEPLSHAVDRGAQRKLRQQQKKLKEEEAKLRPGKSFI